In one Cygnus olor isolate bCygOlo1 chromosome 27, bCygOlo1.pri.v2, whole genome shotgun sequence genomic region, the following are encoded:
- the VDAC3 gene encoding voltage-dependent anion-selective channel protein 3 isoform X1 — MSRCFVSSRSTDPMAVPPSYSDLGKSARDVFNKGYGFGMVKLELKTKSSSGVLEFTATGSSNTDTGKASGSLETKYKIKDYGLTFLQKWNTDNTLGTEVSMENQLAEGLKVALDTVFVPNTGKKSGKLKTSYKREYVNLGCNIDIDLSGPTIYGWAVLGYEGWLAGYQMAFDTAKSKLSQNNFALGYKAGDFQLHTNVNDGTEFGGSIYQKVNNKVETSVNLAWTAGSNNTRFGIAAKYQLDEKTSIVAKVNNASLIGIGYAHTLRPGIKLTLSGLIDGKNFSAGGHKVGLGFELEA, encoded by the exons ATGTCCAGATGTTTTGTATCCTCTAGATCCACGG ATCCCATGGCTGTCCCACCATCGTACAGTGACTTGGGAAAGTCTGCCAGGGATGTATTCAATAAGGGCTATG GATTTGGAATGGTCAAGTTAGAGTTGAAGACCAAGTCTTCCAGTGGGGTG CTG GAATTTACAGCAACTGGCTCTTCTAACACAGACACAGGCAAGGCTTCAGGTAGTCTAGAGACAAAATATAAGATCAAAGACTATGGACTTACATTCCTCCAGAAGTGGAACACGGACAACACATTGGGAACAGAAGTTTCCATGGAGAATCAG ttgGCTGAAGGACTGAAGGTGGCTCTTGACACTGTATTTGTACCAAACACAGG GAAGAAGAGTGGAAAGTTGAAGACATCCTACAAAAGAGAATATGTAAATCTAGGCTGCAATATAGACATTGATCTCTCTGGACCAACGATCTATGGCTGGGCCGTGCTGGGCTATGAAGGCTGGCTTGCTGGCTATCAGATGGCTTTTGATACGGCCAAGTCTAAGCTTTCGCAAAACAACTTTGCCTTGGGATATAAGGCAGGAGACTTTCAGCTGCACACTAATGT AAATGATGGCACTGAGTTTGGTGGGTCTATTTATCAGAAAGTTAATAATAAGGTTGAGACATCAGTCAATCTTGCATGGACTGCTGGCAGTAACAACACACGTTTTGGTATTGCTGCTAAGTACCAACTGGATGAGAAGACTTCCATTgtg gctAAAGTGAATAATGCCAGCCTGATTGGAATTGGTTATGCTCACACCCTTCGACCTG GTATAAAGTTGACCCTCTCAGGCTTGATTGATGGCAAGAATTTCAGTGCTGGAGGTCACAAAGTTGGGCTGGGATTTGAACTAGAAGcttaa
- the VDAC3 gene encoding voltage-dependent anion-selective channel protein 3 isoform X4, with translation MAVPPSYSDLGKSARDVFNKGYGFGMVKLELKTKSSSGVEFTATGSSNTDTGKASGSLETKYKIKDYGLTFLQKWNTDNTLGTEVSMENQLAEGLKVALDTVFVPNTGKKSGKLKTSYKREYVNLGCNIDIDLSGPTIYGWAVLGYEGWLAGYQMAFDTAKSKLSQNNFALGYKAGDFQLHTNVNDGTEFGGSIYQKVNNKVETSVNLAWTAGSNNTRFGIAAKYQLDEKTSIVAKVNNASLIGIGYAHTLRPGIKLTLSGLIDGKNFSAGGHKVGLGFELEA, from the exons ATGGCTGTCCCACCATCGTACAGTGACTTGGGAAAGTCTGCCAGGGATGTATTCAATAAGGGCTATG GATTTGGAATGGTCAAGTTAGAGTTGAAGACCAAGTCTTCCAGTGGGGTG GAATTTACAGCAACTGGCTCTTCTAACACAGACACAGGCAAGGCTTCAGGTAGTCTAGAGACAAAATATAAGATCAAAGACTATGGACTTACATTCCTCCAGAAGTGGAACACGGACAACACATTGGGAACAGAAGTTTCCATGGAGAATCAG ttgGCTGAAGGACTGAAGGTGGCTCTTGACACTGTATTTGTACCAAACACAGG GAAGAAGAGTGGAAAGTTGAAGACATCCTACAAAAGAGAATATGTAAATCTAGGCTGCAATATAGACATTGATCTCTCTGGACCAACGATCTATGGCTGGGCCGTGCTGGGCTATGAAGGCTGGCTTGCTGGCTATCAGATGGCTTTTGATACGGCCAAGTCTAAGCTTTCGCAAAACAACTTTGCCTTGGGATATAAGGCAGGAGACTTTCAGCTGCACACTAATGT AAATGATGGCACTGAGTTTGGTGGGTCTATTTATCAGAAAGTTAATAATAAGGTTGAGACATCAGTCAATCTTGCATGGACTGCTGGCAGTAACAACACACGTTTTGGTATTGCTGCTAAGTACCAACTGGATGAGAAGACTTCCATTgtg gctAAAGTGAATAATGCCAGCCTGATTGGAATTGGTTATGCTCACACCCTTCGACCTG GTATAAAGTTGACCCTCTCAGGCTTGATTGATGGCAAGAATTTCAGTGCTGGAGGTCACAAAGTTGGGCTGGGATTTGAACTAGAAGcttaa
- the VDAC3 gene encoding voltage-dependent anion-selective channel protein 3 isoform X3: MAVPPSYSDLGKSARDVFNKGYGFGMVKLELKTKSSSGVLEFTATGSSNTDTGKASGSLETKYKIKDYGLTFLQKWNTDNTLGTEVSMENQLAEGLKVALDTVFVPNTGKKSGKLKTSYKREYVNLGCNIDIDLSGPTIYGWAVLGYEGWLAGYQMAFDTAKSKLSQNNFALGYKAGDFQLHTNVNDGTEFGGSIYQKVNNKVETSVNLAWTAGSNNTRFGIAAKYQLDEKTSIVAKVNNASLIGIGYAHTLRPGIKLTLSGLIDGKNFSAGGHKVGLGFELEA; encoded by the exons ATGGCTGTCCCACCATCGTACAGTGACTTGGGAAAGTCTGCCAGGGATGTATTCAATAAGGGCTATG GATTTGGAATGGTCAAGTTAGAGTTGAAGACCAAGTCTTCCAGTGGGGTG CTG GAATTTACAGCAACTGGCTCTTCTAACACAGACACAGGCAAGGCTTCAGGTAGTCTAGAGACAAAATATAAGATCAAAGACTATGGACTTACATTCCTCCAGAAGTGGAACACGGACAACACATTGGGAACAGAAGTTTCCATGGAGAATCAG ttgGCTGAAGGACTGAAGGTGGCTCTTGACACTGTATTTGTACCAAACACAGG GAAGAAGAGTGGAAAGTTGAAGACATCCTACAAAAGAGAATATGTAAATCTAGGCTGCAATATAGACATTGATCTCTCTGGACCAACGATCTATGGCTGGGCCGTGCTGGGCTATGAAGGCTGGCTTGCTGGCTATCAGATGGCTTTTGATACGGCCAAGTCTAAGCTTTCGCAAAACAACTTTGCCTTGGGATATAAGGCAGGAGACTTTCAGCTGCACACTAATGT AAATGATGGCACTGAGTTTGGTGGGTCTATTTATCAGAAAGTTAATAATAAGGTTGAGACATCAGTCAATCTTGCATGGACTGCTGGCAGTAACAACACACGTTTTGGTATTGCTGCTAAGTACCAACTGGATGAGAAGACTTCCATTgtg gctAAAGTGAATAATGCCAGCCTGATTGGAATTGGTTATGCTCACACCCTTCGACCTG GTATAAAGTTGACCCTCTCAGGCTTGATTGATGGCAAGAATTTCAGTGCTGGAGGTCACAAAGTTGGGCTGGGATTTGAACTAGAAGcttaa
- the VDAC3 gene encoding voltage-dependent anion-selective channel protein 3 isoform X5, translating into MVKLELKTKSSSGVEFTATGSSNTDTGKASGSLETKYKIKDYGLTFLQKWNTDNTLGTEVSMENQLAEGLKVALDTVFVPNTGKKSGKLKTSYKREYVNLGCNIDIDLSGPTIYGWAVLGYEGWLAGYQMAFDTAKSKLSQNNFALGYKAGDFQLHTNVNDGTEFGGSIYQKVNNKVETSVNLAWTAGSNNTRFGIAAKYQLDEKTSIVAKVNNASLIGIGYAHTLRPGIKLTLSGLIDGKNFSAGGHKVGLGFELEA; encoded by the exons ATGGTCAAGTTAGAGTTGAAGACCAAGTCTTCCAGTGGGGTG GAATTTACAGCAACTGGCTCTTCTAACACAGACACAGGCAAGGCTTCAGGTAGTCTAGAGACAAAATATAAGATCAAAGACTATGGACTTACATTCCTCCAGAAGTGGAACACGGACAACACATTGGGAACAGAAGTTTCCATGGAGAATCAG ttgGCTGAAGGACTGAAGGTGGCTCTTGACACTGTATTTGTACCAAACACAGG GAAGAAGAGTGGAAAGTTGAAGACATCCTACAAAAGAGAATATGTAAATCTAGGCTGCAATATAGACATTGATCTCTCTGGACCAACGATCTATGGCTGGGCCGTGCTGGGCTATGAAGGCTGGCTTGCTGGCTATCAGATGGCTTTTGATACGGCCAAGTCTAAGCTTTCGCAAAACAACTTTGCCTTGGGATATAAGGCAGGAGACTTTCAGCTGCACACTAATGT AAATGATGGCACTGAGTTTGGTGGGTCTATTTATCAGAAAGTTAATAATAAGGTTGAGACATCAGTCAATCTTGCATGGACTGCTGGCAGTAACAACACACGTTTTGGTATTGCTGCTAAGTACCAACTGGATGAGAAGACTTCCATTgtg gctAAAGTGAATAATGCCAGCCTGATTGGAATTGGTTATGCTCACACCCTTCGACCTG GTATAAAGTTGACCCTCTCAGGCTTGATTGATGGCAAGAATTTCAGTGCTGGAGGTCACAAAGTTGGGCTGGGATTTGAACTAGAAGcttaa
- the VDAC3 gene encoding voltage-dependent anion-selective channel protein 3 isoform X2 — protein sequence MSRCFVSSRSTDPMAVPPSYSDLGKSARDVFNKGYGFGMVKLELKTKSSSGVEFTATGSSNTDTGKASGSLETKYKIKDYGLTFLQKWNTDNTLGTEVSMENQLAEGLKVALDTVFVPNTGKKSGKLKTSYKREYVNLGCNIDIDLSGPTIYGWAVLGYEGWLAGYQMAFDTAKSKLSQNNFALGYKAGDFQLHTNVNDGTEFGGSIYQKVNNKVETSVNLAWTAGSNNTRFGIAAKYQLDEKTSIVAKVNNASLIGIGYAHTLRPGIKLTLSGLIDGKNFSAGGHKVGLGFELEA from the exons ATGTCCAGATGTTTTGTATCCTCTAGATCCACGG ATCCCATGGCTGTCCCACCATCGTACAGTGACTTGGGAAAGTCTGCCAGGGATGTATTCAATAAGGGCTATG GATTTGGAATGGTCAAGTTAGAGTTGAAGACCAAGTCTTCCAGTGGGGTG GAATTTACAGCAACTGGCTCTTCTAACACAGACACAGGCAAGGCTTCAGGTAGTCTAGAGACAAAATATAAGATCAAAGACTATGGACTTACATTCCTCCAGAAGTGGAACACGGACAACACATTGGGAACAGAAGTTTCCATGGAGAATCAG ttgGCTGAAGGACTGAAGGTGGCTCTTGACACTGTATTTGTACCAAACACAGG GAAGAAGAGTGGAAAGTTGAAGACATCCTACAAAAGAGAATATGTAAATCTAGGCTGCAATATAGACATTGATCTCTCTGGACCAACGATCTATGGCTGGGCCGTGCTGGGCTATGAAGGCTGGCTTGCTGGCTATCAGATGGCTTTTGATACGGCCAAGTCTAAGCTTTCGCAAAACAACTTTGCCTTGGGATATAAGGCAGGAGACTTTCAGCTGCACACTAATGT AAATGATGGCACTGAGTTTGGTGGGTCTATTTATCAGAAAGTTAATAATAAGGTTGAGACATCAGTCAATCTTGCATGGACTGCTGGCAGTAACAACACACGTTTTGGTATTGCTGCTAAGTACCAACTGGATGAGAAGACTTCCATTgtg gctAAAGTGAATAATGCCAGCCTGATTGGAATTGGTTATGCTCACACCCTTCGACCTG GTATAAAGTTGACCCTCTCAGGCTTGATTGATGGCAAGAATTTCAGTGCTGGAGGTCACAAAGTTGGGCTGGGATTTGAACTAGAAGcttaa